A single genomic interval of Pyrobaculum arsenaticum DSM 13514 harbors:
- the pdxS gene encoding pyridoxal 5'-phosphate synthase lyase subunit PdxS, with amino-acid sequence MSVAGGLEYLEKLRDFFYGLAELRDRLKERGFTWPRPYPAEGVAAGTVKVKAGFPAMLRNGVIMDVTNVEQAQIAEEAGAVGVMVLDKLPYDVRKAGGVARMADLKVIEEVMSHVTIPVSAKVRIGHYYEAFLLQEIGVDLIDESEVLTPVDDQHHINKWLFTVPFVNGCRELCEALRRISEGASMIRSKGEAGTGNVSEAVKHFKALYRAINELAAAEEERLRDYARQCQAPLELVALTARLGRLPVITFAAGGIATPADAALMMWLGADGVFVGSGIFKSQDPRQRAEAIVLATAKWDDPEAVVEAQKMVSERAAMVGIDIKTLKPEELLQTRGL; translated from the coding sequence ATGTCCGTGGCGGGTGGGCTGGAATATCTGGAGAAGCTGAGGGACTTCTTCTACGGGTTGGCCGAGCTGAGGGATAGACTCAAGGAGAGGGGCTTCACGTGGCCTAGGCCCTACCCCGCCGAGGGCGTTGCGGCCGGCACCGTCAAGGTGAAGGCGGGGTTCCCGGCCATGTTGAGAAACGGCGTGATTATGGACGTGACCAACGTGGAGCAGGCTCAGATAGCCGAGGAGGCCGGCGCCGTTGGGGTGATGGTGCTGGACAAGCTCCCGTACGACGTGAGGAAGGCCGGCGGCGTCGCCAGGATGGCCGACCTCAAGGTGATAGAAGAGGTCATGTCCCACGTCACAATCCCCGTAAGCGCCAAGGTGAGGATTGGCCACTACTACGAGGCCTTCTTGTTGCAAGAGATCGGGGTCGACCTAATAGACGAGTCCGAGGTCCTGACCCCCGTCGACGACCAGCACCACATCAACAAATGGCTTTTCACCGTGCCCTTTGTCAACGGGTGCCGCGAGCTGTGCGAGGCGTTGAGGAGGATATCCGAGGGCGCCTCCATGATTCGGTCCAAGGGCGAGGCGGGCACCGGCAACGTGAGCGAGGCGGTTAAGCACTTCAAGGCGTTATACAGGGCTATAAACGAGCTGGCCGCCGCAGAGGAGGAGAGGCTGAGGGACTACGCCAGGCAGTGCCAGGCGCCGCTCGAGCTGGTGGCCTTGACCGCCAGGTTGGGGAGGCTCCCCGTAATAACCTTCGCGGCGGGGGGCATAGCAACGCCGGCCGACGCGGCCTTGATGATGTGGCTGGGGGCAGACGGCGTCTTCGTCGGATCTGGGATCTTCAAGTCCCAAGACCCGAGGCAGAGGGCTGAGGCCATCGTCTTGGCCACGGCCAAGTGGGACGACCCAGAGGCCGTGGTGGAGGCCCAGAAAATGGTAAGCGAACGCGCCGCGATGGTGGGTATCGACATCAAGACCCTCAAGCCTGAGGAGCTTCTCCAGACGCGGGGTCTATGA
- the dph5 gene encoding diphthine synthase, protein MLYLVGVGPGPGYVTEAAAKALADADCVFYEDYTGPLHLETIRRYAKTEPIRLTRRDLEDESGRAILQCLEKGGRAVLATAGDPMLATAHAAVVAAARRRGHRVEVVPGVSIICAAMSAGCLSVYKLGGVATVTYPRGGVYSRRPYELAEQNIKRGMHTLLLLDVKEDGSFMPPRDAAAVLLELERLEGKGVFKPETPAVLVHRLGWGGGAKYTNLAQIAASDYEGPAVIIIPGVLGPVEEECLQTLR, encoded by the coding sequence GTGCTCTACTTAGTGGGCGTGGGGCCCGGCCCTGGCTACGTCACAGAAGCCGCCGCCAAGGCGCTGGCAGACGCAGACTGCGTATTCTACGAAGACTACACAGGCCCCCTTCACCTCGAGACAATAAGGCGCTACGCCAAAACAGAGCCGATAAGGCTGACTAGGAGAGACCTAGAAGATGAGTCGGGAAGGGCAATACTCCAGTGCCTAGAAAAGGGCGGCAGGGCGGTCCTCGCCACCGCAGGCGACCCAATGCTCGCCACAGCCCACGCCGCGGTCGTCGCGGCCGCGAGGAGGCGTGGCCACCGCGTCGAGGTGGTGCCAGGAGTGTCGATAATATGCGCTGCCATGTCGGCGGGGTGCCTCTCGGTGTACAAGCTGGGAGGCGTGGCCACCGTAACGTATCCCAGAGGCGGGGTCTACTCGAGGAGGCCCTACGAGCTGGCAGAACAGAACATCAAGAGAGGAATGCACACCCTTCTTCTGCTAGACGTAAAGGAGGACGGCTCCTTCATGCCGCCCCGGGATGCCGCCGCGGTGCTCCTCGAGCTGGAAAGGCTGGAGGGGAAGGGCGTCTTCAAGCCGGAAACCCCAGCCGTCTTGGTGCACCGGCTGGGCTGGGGAGGGGGGGCTAAGTACACAAACCTCGCCCAAATCGCGGCGAGCGACTACGAGGGCCCCGCCGTTATTATCATCCCCGGCGTGCTCGGCCCCGTAGAGGAGGAGTGCCTCCAGACGCTGAGGTGA